One window from the genome of Pseudoliparis swirei isolate HS2019 ecotype Mariana Trench chromosome 24, NWPU_hadal_v1, whole genome shotgun sequence encodes:
- the LOC130189712 gene encoding calmodulin-regulated spectrin-associated protein 3-like, producing MVDSPKKTVPVPEIKPLDRYDFTRAKTRASVRWLLSKAYGSAGGVPVELQDPLDQDHLKPAVSQLLLSPEVYCRARQAHGVSPPDTQGPPADHSALLQDLVKKGFGPKVGEEEVTEDDLLCHPINTHAIAFCLKESGNKPPVIRYRKDKVQSKLTPTFSLVSGVKDLSNGAAIAAVLHFYCPALLPLEDVCLKDTMSVADSLYNLQLVRAFCESRLERCCPLAVEDLLYAPPVLHLNILSFVAELLDWFEVKKPDFVEPVQPVDLTDVSGLLDCTSPVNGNSGSPSFLFKHPFVSIGCPVSPANKSWTKKQTSRPLSAVTFSIPFGLDSDVDVVMGNTIDSVFRSVSTDSLTAGIPATTSSELGHLVGASAPSRRSSWGPYAHAAPLGELPTIEEAIQVVHTPGGKDRRKGRVAEKAGRGVPGGRPEPRLRPEGAPAGFFLHCPEEDRAQLSSSAPCRSGVLHRPGGGEVGDAERQGRRARRARSGRTADMSRDDDSVLRDGSVDSSEASEDSPRSAPGNMRHGHQGNNGAGNSPRMTTFAERRDSRRRHAAAPGEEAASAPTTPGTPQTPSTPAGAPGPQDSPLRGPEPGSKALELGARLEEKRKSIEAQKRRIEAIFAKHRQRLGNSAFLQLKREQGEGGAEGETLSLEERLTTMEEQLKQEEEREEKEKEKPSVPIPPRLEKQVTFSIESKKGAEPEKGGEAVFVEYNEVVQKLSDALQSLQKDMQKLTEQQQQLMSNQRPMNPPQSTPKSTPRSAAQTPPHASTKTPPRSTSKALVIPFSPSRRPHLHSSFTSPKTTMSSSCPAPRTKIHSSAPRSPKHHQRAQHPPHPRPSELKFPPLNRALAPTHNVDTLPHLRRVSPSKCQVQTSSSFRIGGLRTPQDAPQATRQPQPDGNTSDSASSETATQFSLELEDMEAVRGLPVFPQQDRPLAAGGSSSGAPSECSFGSETLSLSAALSAGGEDGRGGGRGRRCSLVEASLCSLGGPEGGSDVPTDEGQEFSSDSMSDHTESAVEPRGLAAEPLDPVEQPGPATGSGNLPEQQTERDQTRRTEALEPSGGQNEPGARGGIGFFYQEEVRSEEEIAQRRALLLEKQQKRAEELKKRRQWNEQERENRPASPFNTPPAGMTSPSPTPPATPGRRGDFTRVEYARRHQLRIMEDLDKVLRQKLTNAGRSPAKKSRSRPRSLTREETRLSPAKSTAGSKLTKVYSNSSLNLAARDEPGKRCDLQRPNSRPGSPSGCVTPSKLATPNGGPDWEAGSTGSSPAPEYTGPKLFKEPSSKSNKFIIHNALTRCCLAGTLNEAQRTRILEEMEKSPANHFLILFRDSSCQFRGVYTMNADSQELVRLAGVGPRTIDSAQVESIYKYSSDRKQFSAIPSKTMGVSVDAFTLPGHLWYGGGATGGGATRGGGGGGGGGRIASSTKKAVSK from the exons GAGGTGTCCCCGTGGAGCTGCAGGACCctctggaccaggaccacctgAAGCCGGCGGTCTCCCAGCTGCTGCTCTCCCCGGAGGTCTACTGCAGGGCCCGGCAGGCGCACGGGGTCTCCCCGCCCGACACGCAGGGGCCCCCGGCCGACCACTCGGCGCTGCTGCAGGACCTCGTGAAGAAAGGCTTCGGCCCAAAGGTCGGCGAGGAGGAGGTCACCGAGGACGACCTCCTCTGCCACCCCATCAACACG CATGCTATCGCTTTTTGTTTGAAGGAGTCAGGGAATAAACCTCCAGTG aTCCGCTACAGGAAGGACAAGGTGCAGTCTAAGTTGACTCCGACCTTTTCTTTGGTTTCTGGGGTCAAAGATCTTTCTAACGGCGCCGCCATCGCTGCTGTGCTCCACTTCTACTGCCCCGCCCTGCTGCCTCtggagg ACGTGTGCCTGAAGGACACCATGTCGGTGGCCGACAGCCTCTACAACCTGCAGCTGGTCAGGGCGTTCTGCGAGAGCCGCCTGGAGCGGTGCTGCCCCCTGGCGGTGGAGGACCTGCTCTACGCCCCGCCGGTCCTGCAC ctGAACATCTTGAGCTTCGTAGCCGAGCTGCTGGACTGGTTTGAGGTGAAGAAGCCGGATTTCGTTGAGCCGGTCCAACCCGTCGACCTCACAG ATGTCTCGGGGTTGCTGGACTGCACGAGCCCCGTCAACGGGAACAG TGGTTCTCCGTCCTTCCTCTTCAAACACCCCTTTGTGTCCATCGGCTGCCCCGTGTCTCCGG CAAACAAGAGTTGGACAAAGAAACAGACCAG TCGCCCTCTGTCCGCCGTGACGTTCAGCATCCCATTTGGGCTGGACAGTGATGTAGACGTTGTCATGGGAAACACAATAGATTCTGTCTTTCGCTCCGTCAGCACTGACAGCCTCACCGCCGGCATCCCTGCAACGACTTCCTCGGAGCTCGGCCACCTGGTCGGCGCCTCGGCTCCGTCGCGGCGCTCTTCCTGGGGTCCGTACGCTCACGCGGCGCCGCTGGGAGAGCTGCCAACCATCGAGGAGGCGATACAGGTGGTTCATACTCCGGGCGGCAAAGATCGGAGGAAGGGAAGGGTAGCAGAGAAAGCTGGAAGAGGAGTGCCGGGAGGAAGGCCAGAGCCCAGGTTACGTCCGGAAGGAGCTCCCGCTGGCTTCTTCCTCCACTGCCCCGAGGAGGACAGAgcccagctcagcagctcggctCCCTGTCGCTCTGGAGTCCTCCACCGGCCGGGCGGTGGGGAGGTGGGTGACGCCGAAAGGCAAGGAAGGCGAGCGAGGAGGGCGAGATCGGGACGCACGGCCGATATGTCGCGTGACGACGACTCCGTCCTACGAGACGGCAGCGTCGACTCCTCTGAGGCGTCGGAGGATAGCCCGAGAAGCGCGCCCGGTAACATGCGTCACGGTCACCAGGGAAACAACGGAGCCGGGAACAGTCCCCGGATGACGACGTTTGCTGAGCGGCGAGACAGCAGAAGGAGACACGCCGCTGCTCCCGGGGAGGAGGCGGCCTCTGCTCCGACAACGCCAGGAACGCCACAGACTCCCTCCACCCCAGCAGGGGCCCCGGGCCCCCAGGACAGCCCCCTCAGAGGTCCTGAGCCGGGCTCCAAGGCGTTGGAGTTGGGGGCTCGTCTGGAGGAAAAACGTAAAAGCATTGAAGCCCAAAAAAGACGCATTGAAGCCATCTTCGCCAAGCACAGACAGAGGCTCGGAAATAGTGCTTTCCTCCAGCTGAAAAGAGagcaaggagagggaggagcagagggggagACTCTCAGCCTGGAGGAACGCCTCACCACCATGGAGGAGCAActgaaacaggaggaggagagggaagagaaggagaaagaaaagccaTCTGTTCCTATCCCCCCCCGGTTAGAGAAGCAGGTCACCTTCTCTATTGAAAGTAAGAAAGGAGCAGAGCCAGAGAAAGGAGGTGAAGCCGTCTTTGTGGAGTACAATGAAGTGGTTCAGAAACTGAGTGACGCTCTGCAGTCTCTTCAAAAGGACATGCAGAAACTTACAGAACAGCAACAGCAGCTTATGAGTAATCAAAGACCCATGAATCCACCCCAAAGCACCCCGAAGTCCACCCCTAGAAGTGCTGCCCAGACGCCTCCTCACGCCTCAACAAAGACCCCTCCGAGGAGCACCAGTAAAGCTCTGGTGATCCCCTTCTCCCCGTCACGACGTCCACACCTTCATTCTTCTTTCACCTCCCCAAAGACGACCATGTCCTCTTCCTGCCCGGCTCCCCGCACAAAGATCCACTCCTCCGCCCCCCGCAGCCCCAAGCACCACCAGCGTGCCCAGCATCCGCCTCACCCACGGCCTTCCGAACTCAAGTTCCCCCCGCTCAACCGCGCCTTGGCCCCGACCCACAATGTGGACACACTGCCTCACTTACGGCGCGTGTCACCCAGCAAGTGTCAGGTTCAGACGTCCTCCTCTTTTCGTATCGGTGGGCTCCGGACCCCTCAAGACGCTCCTCAGGCTACCCGGCAGCCCCAGCCCGACGGGAACACCTCGGACTCGGCGTCGAGCGAGACGGCGACTCAGTTCAGCTTGGagctggaggacatggaggccgTCAGAGGGCTGCCGGTTTTCCCCCAGCAAGACCGTCCGCTGGCTGCAGGCGGGAGCAGCTCCGGCGCTCCTTCCGAGTGCTCGTTCGGGAGCGAGACTTTGTCTCTTTCTGCTGCGCTCAGCGCAGGAGGTGAAGACGggagaggtggaggtagaggGAGGCGCTGCAGCCTCGTTGAGGCCTCGCTGTGTTCTCTTGGAGGGCCAGAGGGAGGCAGTGATGTCCCAACTGATGAAGGGCAGGAGTTTTCCTCTGATTCCATGAGCGACCACACAGAATCTGCGGTTGAACCTAGAGGACTCGCTGCAGAACCGTTAGACCCTGTGGAGCAGCCGGGTCCGGCAACAGGATCCGGCAATTTGCCTGAGCAACAAACCGAGAGAGATCAGACGAGACGGACCGAAGCCCTGGAACCGAGTGGAGGGCAGAACGAGCCCGGTGCGAGAGGAGGAATCGGCTTCTTCTACCAG GAGGAGGTGCGGAGCGAAGAGGAGATAGCCCAGCGTAGAGCTTTGCTGTTGGAAAAACAGCAGAAGAGAGCTGAGGAgttgaagaagaggagacagtGGAATGAGCAAGAAAGGGAAAACAG ACCAGCATCTCCCTTCAACACACCTCCTGCAGGAATGACCTCACCTTCCCCCACACCTCCCGCGACACCAGGCCGGCGGGGAGACTTCACGCGAGTGGAGTATGCACGGCGGCATCAGCTCAGGATCATGGAGGACTTGGACAAAGTGCTTCGGCAGAAATTAACTAATGCAGGAAGATCTCCTGCCAAGAAGAGCCGTTCACGTCCTCGCAGCTTGACGAGGGAGGAAACCCGGCTGAGTCCGGCCAAGAGCACAGCTG GCTCCAAGTTGACCAAAGTCTACTCCAACTCCTCCCTCAACCTGGCAGCCAGGGACGAGCCAGGGAAGAGATGTGACCTCCAGAGACCCAACAG CCGTCCTGGTTCACCTTCGGGATGTGTGACACCCAGTAAACTGGCAACTCCCAACGGAGGTCCAGACTGGGAGGCCGGTTCCACTGGAAGCTCGCCCGCCCCCGAATACACAG GTCCAAAACTCTTCAAAGAGCCGAGCTCCAAGTCCAACAAGTTCATCATCCACAACGCCTTGACCCGCTGCTGCCTGGCGGGGACGCTCAACGAGGCCCAGAGGACCAGGATCCTCGAG gagatggagaagagtcCTGCCAACCACTTCCTGATCCTCTTCCGTGATTCCAGCTGCCAGTTCAGGGGCGTTTACACCATGAACGCCGACTCCCAGGAGCTCGTGCGATTGGCTGGCGTGGGGCCGCGGACCATTGACTCCGCCCAGGTGGAGTCCATCTACAAATAcagttcagacaggaagcagtTCAGTGCCATCCCCTCCAAGACCATGGGCGTGAGCGTGGACGCCTTCACCCTGCCCGGCCACCTTTGGTACGGAGGAGGTGCAACAGGAGGAGGTGcaacacgaggaggaggaggaggaggaggaggaggccggatAGCGAGCAGCACGAAGAAGGCAGTCTCTAAGTGA
- the LOC130189711 gene encoding uncharacterized protein LOC130189711, with product MALLLPVCLLLLSVVISADGSVGPSTSSSLCSESKECVEFVVVCRTDEYEVRHYSPTCRPPRPRGVHLCVSSQLYFSEMPGMDVYVRSYGGWMLSVTSRLHAHLLTEELRRVGASYNHSYHYGVGYDSPLKLLNRHNEVWYVSEGEPVCTDPQEPTPAHTPRPTHSPSLSPSHTHSPLLSPSHTHSPPPPPSPPPTSPRMQHPPPLLRRPPTPPPSPRPTPRPVLHPTWPAPPHSATPPPPPRSPWPGPAAALRPPRPRNRGPAAPRGDGSRSRNEATGRRKTPPAGPGSVLLALLLPSSFAPAAPQRNEAVISRASGSSSSSRDAFQTSCAPCRFPVLVGWDLWCSRRGHDSPLHVDLLS from the exons ccccagcaccagcagcagcctcTGCAGCGAGTCCAAGGAGTGTGTGGAGTTTGTCGTGGTCTGCAGGACGGACGAGTACGAG gtgcgACACTACagccccacctgt aGGCCCCCCCGGCCCAGAGGGGTTcacctgtgtgtctcctcaCAGCTCTACTTCTCTGAGATGCCGGGGATGGACGTGTACGTGAGGAGCTACGGAGGCTGGATGCTCTCCGTCACCTCCAGGCTCCACGCTCACCTGCTGACGGAGGAGCTGCGCCGCGTAGGAGCGTCCTACAACCACAGCTACCACTACGGGGTGGGCTACGACAG tcccttGAAGCTGTTGAACAGGCACAATGAGGTCTGGTACGTGTCCGAGGGCGAGCCGGTCTGCACAGACCCACAAGAGCCCACCCCTGCACACACCCCCAGACC cacacactctcccagtctaagcccctcccacacacactctccccttctgagcccctcccacacacactctccgcctccccctccctccccccctccaaccTCTCCTCGTATGCAGcatccacctcctcttctcagACGCCCACCGACTCCCCCGCCCTCCCCCCGTCCGACGCCCCGCCCAGTCCTTCATCCGACCTGGCCGGCGCCGCCGCATTCAGCCACCCCCCCACCTCCGCCCAGATCCCCCTGGCCCGGACCAGCAGCGGCGCTCCGGCCGCCTCGTCCCCGGAACCGCGGGCCGGCGGCGCCCCGCGGTGATGGAAGCCGCTCCAGGAACGAGGCCACAGGACGTAGAAagacgccccctgctggtcctggGTCAGTCCTCCTCGCGCTACTTCTTCCCTCCAGCTTTGCACCTGCAGCTCCTCAAAGAAACGAGGCGGTTATTAGTCGAGCGTCAGGAAGCTCCTCGTCTTCCCGTGACGCCTTCCAGACGTCCTGCGCGCCGTGTCGGTTTCCTGTGCTGGTTGGTTGGGATCTTTGGTGCAGCCGTAGAGGCCATGACAGTCCACTTCATGTAGACCTGCTTTCTTAG